The following coding sequences are from one Syngnathus acus chromosome 12, fSynAcu1.2, whole genome shotgun sequence window:
- the bmpr1bb gene encoding bone morphogenetic protein receptor, type IBb has protein sequence MLAWHALLLITLLSTQSEGNLLDNMLLRNGWKQESERRAEGNSSGATQNVLWCHCTQHCPEDSANNSCMTDGSCFTMVEEEEEGGPAVLTSGCLGLAGSEFQCKDTWPTRFRRVLECCADQDYCNRNLHPTLPPLRTSEYVDSGAHYLALLISITVCSVFIVIVFIICCVRYKRQESEPRYSINLEQDDSYIPPGESLKDHIEHSHSVGSGSGSGLPLLVQRTIAKQIQMVKQIGKGRYGEVWMGQWRGERVAAKVFFTTEEESWFRETEIYQTFLMRHDNILGFIAADIKGTGSWTQLYLITDYHENGSLYDYLKCNTLDATALLKLAYSSISGLCHLHTEIYGTQGKPAIAHRDLKSKNVLVKRNGSCCIADLGLAVKFNSNTNELDVPPNLLVGTKRYMPPEVLDETLNRTHFQSFIMADMYSFGLIMWEMARRCVSGGIVEDYQLPYYELVTSDPSYDDMRNVVCIKQQRPALANRWATDECLHQMAKVMSECWSHKPASRLTALRVKKTLGRMLESQDIKP, from the exons ATGCTGGCCTGGCACGCTCTGCTTCTGATCACACTGCTGAGCACACAATCGGAAG GCAACTTGTTGGACAACATGCTGCTGCGGAATGGCTGGAAGCAGGAGTCGGAGCGGCGGGCCGAGGGCAACAGCAGCGGGGCGACCCAAAACGTTTTGTGGTGTCACTGCACCCAGCACTGCCCTGAGGACTCAGCTAACAACAGTTGCAT GACGGACGGCTCGTGTTTCACCAtggtggaggaagaagaggagggtgGTCCGGCCGTGCTCACGTCAGGCTGTTTGGGACTGGCTGGCTCAGAGTTCCAGTGCAAA GACACGTGGCCCACTCGCTTCAGGAGAGTTCTGGAGTGCTGTGCTGATCAGGATTACTGCAACCGCAACCTTCACCCGACTCTTCCCCCCTTGCGGACCTCAG aatatgTGGACAGTGGTGCCCATTACTTGGCTCTCCTCATCTCCATCACAGTCTGCAGCGTATTTATCGTCATTGTCTTCATCATCTGCTGCGTCAG ATACAAGCGACAGGAGTCCGAGCCGCGCTACAGCATCAACTTGGAACAGGACGACTCTTACATCCCTCCAGGGGAGTCACTCAAGGACCACATTGAACATTCCCACAGCGTTGGCTCTGGTTCGGGCTCAGGGCTCCCCCTACTG GTTCAGCGCACCATCGCCAAGCAGATTCAGATGGTGAAGCAAATCGGGAAGGGGCGCTACGGGGAGGTGTGGATGGGCCAGTGGCGTGGCGAGCGAGTGGCCGCCAAAGTGTTTTTCACCACAGAGGAAGAGAGCTGGTTCAGGGAGACTGAAATCTACCAGACGTTCCTCATGCGGCACGACAACATTCTGG GCTTTATAGCGGCTGACATTAAGGGCACGGGCTCGTGGACGCAGCTGTACCTGATCACCGACTACCACGAGAACGGCTCGCTGTACGACTACCTCAAATGCAACACGCTGGATGCCACGGCTCTGCTCAAGCTGGCGTACTCGTCCATCTCGGGCCTTTGCCACCTGCACACCGAGATCTACGGCACGCAGGGCAAGCCGGCCATCGCCCACCGAGACCTCAAGAGCAAGAACGTCCTCGTCAAGAGGAACGGGTCGTGCTGCATCGCCGACCTCGGCCTGGCTGTCAAGTTCAACAG CAACACCAACGAGTTGGACGTGCCACCCAATCTGCTGGTGGGCACCAAACGCTACATGCCCCCCGAGGTCCTGGATGAGACCTTGAACAGGACCCACTTCCAGTCCTTTATCATGGCCGACATGTACAGCTTTGGCCTCATCATGTGGGAGATGGCGCGACGCTGCGTCTCCGGAG GCATCGTGGAGGATTACCAGCTTCCCTATTACGAGCTGGTGACCTCTGACCCCTCCTATGACGACATGAGGAATGTGGTCTGCATCAAACAACAAAGACCAGCGTTGGCCAACCGCTGGGCCACTGATGAG TGTTTACATCAGATGGCAAAAGTGATGTCGGAATGCTGGTCGCACAAGCCGGCGTCTCGCCTCACTGCTTTGCGGGTAAAGAAGACACTCGGCAGGATGTTGGAGTCTCAAGATATCAAGCCGTGA